AACGGAGATCTGGAACTGCTCAGTTTTCAAGGCCATCTGCTGGCTCTTCTCGTTCCGTCGAAGGAAGCACTGTTCTGCGTGCTCCTCGGTGCCTTTGATCCATTCCACGTGGACCTCGAAGTTCTTGATCTCGCTGGCGACGTCCGCCAGTTTCTGAATCAAGCCCTTACGTTGCGCCAGGCCGGCCCGGTCCAGCAGATCCTCGATCGGGGTCCCCGACAGCAGTTCGCCCAGCGGGATGTCACCCTGGGCACTGCTGCTCGTCGGTCGCATCCGCACGTCGTCGTTTCGGGTCAGACCGACGCTGACGGCCAACGACGGGCCGTCCATGGCGACCCACTCGTCCTCCGGGATCCACGGCGGCTGCTTGCCCAAAGCCGCGACCAGTGCCGTCAAGCGCTGCCCGCCGTCGATGACGAAGTAGTCCGCAGCGGTGTCCTGTTGATACCGCCCGCCGAGGGGTCGGTTGCTGTCGTCGGGTACCCAGAACAGCACGGCGCCCCAAGGGCAGTCCGCGACCGTAGAGCCGATCAGCTTGGCGACCCAGCGCGCGTCGCGCTGGAACGGACGCTGGCACTCCAGAACGTCGACACGACCGCTCGTCAGCAATTCGATCAATTCTTCGATCTTCATGGTAGGTTCGCTCATCGCGCGCCTCCTTGTCGATGGATAGATCGAGGCCGACGCTAGAAGCGCACACCGACAAGATCGATTATCGGTCGAGTCGATCGTGGACCCTTGGTGAAGACCGAGAGAGATGTGTGTAATGCGCAAGGGCGTTTGATGTACCGGTGGGTTATATCGCCATCTCTTCAGGAGCAGCGAGCCACTGTTGCACTCGGACCGGTGAACTCTAAGGTGTAACTGCCGGCCTGGCCGCGCTGCGCCAACGGGAATAGCTGCGCTGCTCCGTCTCGTCACCGCACGGTCGACCCTACGTGCCTATGGGAATCAAAAGTCGGCCACATGGTCTGGCTTGCGGTTGGCTGCTGTGGGTTGGTACTCGTTGATCAGCACGCTGAGGACTGGTCGGCGGCGTGTCGAGGTGCAGCCTGGCGCTGAGCTCGGCTGGACAACGGGCGGCTACGAACGGATACCGTCCGCGATGCGGCGGGTGTCGCCCTTCTGGACGAACTGATCCGCGTCGCCCGTGTACTGCGGCCGATGCGCGATTGCGCGCGAGCCGGGACCTTGTCCGGCCCGGTGCCTGGGGTCGTGCGCGAGGCGGCTGACCTGGGACGACGCTTCGGAGCGGGCCGCCGCGGTCGTCGGCGTTCAAAACGCAAGTCCGCAGCTCAACGAACTTGACGTCGATCGGCACCCTCACCTGTCCGCTGGTGTGCGCAGTAGCCGTCCGCCGCACGGCAGACCACTGGCGGTCGACCTCCGCCGATGCCTCGGCCGCCTGCTTCCGTTTCAAGAGGGTGGAGGCCAGGCCCCCGATCCCGCCGATCGCAGGACGCGCGGATGGACCGGCTGCGTGGCGCGGAGAAGGTCGTCGGGTTCATTCGCTGGCACCTGGTCGACCCGCCCGCCGCGTCGTTCGACGCGGCGTTCAGCACACGGGGGAGTAGGTCGTTGCCGGCCGGTACGCCCGCGCGGGTCCAGGCATCTGTGCTGGCCGCTGCGGAAGCCTGCGCAATATTATCGCTAACGTTCTTGGGTTGTGTGGCTCGTGTCCGGCTTTCGGTCGGCATGTCACTCAGTTTTGGCAAACCTCATCGATCCGCCAGGTGCCAGCCGCGATCACTCATAGTAACTTAACTGTCTCTATAGGTTCAGTGCAGACCAAATACTGTCGTGAAACGGGTTGCCAGTCCACGAAACGGGCCAGCCGAGTGGCGGTCGTGACGAAGGGAAGCCGTCGGCGGCTCTGCTTGGGCCGCCGACGGCTGGTCGAGGTCGAGTGGCACCCGGTGTTCGGGTGCCGAGGTCACAGCTCTGCGATCAGCTCCTGGCTCCGTTGTGCCATTCGCCGTAGGGCTGCCGGGTCGATGTCATTGCGCAGTGCGGTGCCGAGCAGTTCGCCGAGGCGGTGCCCTGGGGAACTCCTTTCGGCGAGTCCGATCGCGGCTGCGGCCAGGTCGAGGTCTCCTCGCAGGTAGGCGTACGCGGCCAGGAGGGCGATCGGTTCGGCTCGTTCGGGCGCGGGGCTGGTCCTGGACAGTTCGGTCCACAGCGACTCGGCGTGGGCGGCGTGCTCGCCGAGGGCGAAGGACAGGCAGGCGTCACGGACCAGTGGGTTGGTCAGCGCGAACGCCAGGTCGGCGACTTCGTGGTCGGTCAGCGGTCGCGTGCGATCGCCGGCGTGGAGCACGTGTTCGTGGATCAGGTCGAAGCGACTTCGTCGAGGGCTGGGGCGTTCCGGGGCGGCGGGGCGATCCTCGGCGGTGGGGTCGGTTCGACGATGGAGGTCGTCGAGCAGTTCGACCCGTCGCGTGAGGACGTCCTTCGGGTCCGGAACCAGAGCGGTCGGGGTGATGATCCCGACCGTGGCGCGGTCGGTGACGACCCAGACCCGGTGTCCGTCGAAGGTGTATACCCAGTCGGCGTGGCGGAGGTCCTGCCACGGCCACGGCCATCCGTCCGACGGTGGATAGCGCAGGCCGTCGTCCTTGTCGGCCCACACGTCGAACAGGTCGGTCACGGCGGCGGTGAAGGTTTCCGGGTCGGTGGCCTCCAACAGCGTTCGTCCGGAGGTGGTCGTGCGCAGTGACTCGGGGTCGGCGTGGCCTTGAAGGGAACCGACCCAGCGTGGGTGGATGTCGTGCTCGTCGTAGAAGTCGGCGATGGCGTGGCAGGTCGGCGTGGACGCGAGGACGTCCTGGTCTGCGGTCGTGGCATCCGCCGGGCCGGTGGTGTGCATGGTGGTGCTCCCATAGGTCGTCAGGTGTCGGATGGTGGGGCGGACGGCGAGGCCCGCCCCGAGCCCTTTCAGCCGCTTGCGGTGGAGTCCTCGGCTGCCGGGGCGAGCGTGTACTTCTTGGGCTTGTCACTGGTGCGCACGGCGTAGCCGCTGACGACCAGCTTCTCCAGTGCGTTGTGCACCGCACCGGCCGACCGGTTCAGCGCCTTGCCCACTGCGTTCGGGCTGAAGTCCTGGCCGGAGTGCTCCCGCAGGTAGTCCTCGACCATCCCGCGCAACGCCCCGGGTGCCAACCGCTCACCCTTCGACTGCGTATCCGCCTGCGCCTCAACCGTCGCAGTGGGCCGACTGTCGACGGGCACGTCCGCATCCACAAAGGACTGATCATGCGCGGTCCGGTCAACGGTCGGGCCTTCGTCCGCACGCCGGTCTTTGTCGGAACACTCGTTGTCGGTGCTGATCGACCAGCGGTCGGCGGGACGTGATCCACCATCGGTGTTCCCGGCGATGCGGGCGACCAAGCCCTCCTTCTCCCATCGGGTGAGGATTTTCGGAGCCGTGGACTTGCCGATCCCGGCGGCGGTCGACAACGTGGCGGCGGTGCTACCTGGGTTGTCGAGCAGTGCCTGCCACAGCTTCTCCTCGGCTTCCGTGCGCGGCTTTGTCGGGTTGGGGACACCTTGCTGCGTCGGGCTGGTGTTGGTGTTGGTGGACATGACTACCTCGCAGGAAGTGATGGGTGGATGGGCGGCCATGCCCCGGGCCGGAGCGGGTGCGGCCCCCGGTGCGCATCCGGTCGTGCGGGCCGCATGGCTATGAACGCTTCCTTGCCGCCGTGAAGTCAAGCGGAACTTCCAAACAAGTCGTCTGTCTTCTATGGATGGTCATTGAAACGGCAAACCGTTACACCACAAGGGTCCACTTCATCGCCGATCGTGTATCGCGCATTGACACCTCGACGGTCACGAAGCGTCCATACACGTCGGCTGTTGGGCCCGGATGAACCGAACCCGAAGGGACACAGAAACCATGACCGCCGATACCACGCCGCCGACGCCACCCGAAGCCACCTCGGACGCTGCCGTTGCCGCGCCGAGTGGCGACACCGCAACCACTCCCGGTCCGATGCCCGTCACGACACAGGATGACGAAGAGACGACGACGTTGTGGCGGCAAGGACTGCCGGCGGACGCCGTGGTTCTCGCCCCGTCGATCGCTGCCACGCCCATGCGGCAACCCGAGAACACTTGGGCGATGCTGGTACTGGCAGCGGACGTCATGGACGACACCGACCCCGACCGGGAAGGCGAAGTCGCCCTGTTCGCCGGATGTTGGCTGCCTGGACAGCCGCAGGCGGCGATGTGCGAAGAAGATCTCGTCCTCGTACTGACCGCGCCCGACGGTGAGTCGCCGCCGGACGACCAAGTCGATGTGGAGATGCTGCTCGCGCACGGCAGCCAGTGGCTGCGGGTCGGTGAGTGGAAAGGGGCGGACCCGCGCTGGCCGTGGACCGTCGCGGTCACCGCTGCGGCAATCATGGGACGATGCGTCGAAACGACCGAGGCCGCGACGCTCCCGCCCAACGTGACAGTCGATCGGCCTCTGCAGGGTTGGGGCGGCAAAGGCGGCCTCGTGGACCTGCTCGCCGCCGGTCTGCTTCAGGCCGGAGAGGAGTTCATCTGGGACCGCCCGGCGCGCGGTACCCGGCACACCGCCCACATCCACCCGAACGGCACGTTGGTCCTCGCGGACGGGCGCGCCTACCACCACCCGTCCGGAGCCATTGCCGCCCTGGGAGGAAAGAACATGAGCGGCTGGCGATCCTGGAAAAGGACCTCCGACAGGCGGACTCTGAGCGACCTGCGCACCGAACTGCGAGCCCACCGAGGACAGGCAATCGAACCGCACCGAGGGCAGTGACCCCCTTCTCGACGGCCGGACCGCCCGCATCCACTTGCGCGGGGTGGTCCGGCCGCCCTGTCCCGGGAAAGGCTTGCCGTGGACGAGTCCCTGCGCACAACGGACAGTGCGGTTCGTGCGGGGCGCGAAGGCCGGAGACGGTCCCGGCGACACCTTGGAGGCCCTCGGATGGCGCGCAGCCAGCCGCGCGGCCGGTGATCAGTTGCCGCATCGCCAAGCCGATGTGGGTGTTGTGGGGGTGTCTCAGATGACCACGATCTCGGCTTGAGGTAGTGGTGTGTGGCGTCGAGCAGGGCCATGTAGTTGGTCTCGGTGAGGCTGCGGCGTTTGTCCTCGCGGGCATGGTGGATCTTGACCCGCAGACCACGACTCCGGCGGGCCGTGAGGTAGTCCCGCTCAGCAGGGTGCTAACACGACCCGCAGCCGGTAGCCGACGACGTGCGCGGTGACCCCGGTGCTGGCCCGGCATTGGGCAGGGTGGAGATCAGTAGCGGGAACTGGCTCCGTCCCCGCGCGGTGCCGGACGTCGGAGATCACACCCAGGTCAGGTACACCGCGGATGCGATCGAAGCGGAAAGGATGGTGCACACGGTTGGCACCGTCAACTGGATCCACGCTGGTAGCGGAGCGGGTTTCCGCCTGCCGGTGATCAGCAGCAGCACCGACGCGGTCGGGAATAGGAGTGAGGCCAGGGAGCCCACGGGCCACTCGACGTGGATCCGAACACTCATCAGGTTCAGCTGCCAGTAGTGAATCCACCCGGGCAGCTCGGCGAACCTCCCCAACAACATCACTGTCGCGCCCGTGAGCGCGGTCGCCGTGATTGCCGTCGCGACTGCGGCACCCGTCGCGCGCAGGACCAGAAACCCGATCAGGCAGCCGAGTCCGGCCGCGACGGCGGTCCAGGAGTCCAAGGCGCTCACCGGGTCGAGGAGCGCCACGTCTTCCGGGGCAATCGAGGAGGGAATGGAGACCGGGGTGAGAACGCGGACGATCAAAGCCGCTCCGACCGACAGGACTGCCGCCACGGCCGGGACGAGACGTCTGGGCGTCCACCACCACGCGAGAACTCCCAGCACAGCCGTTCCCGCCGTGACGGCGTACGAATTGCCGACGTAGTTCAGTGCCATCCACAATGGGGCCCCACCAAACAGGTGGTCCCACCCATACAACCCGAGCCACATGGCCGGTACCCACAGCGTCATGTTCAGCAGGAACACCGAGCGCGGCGAACGTACCCGCCCGGCCCACGAGGTGGCCAGGGCCAGGCTCAGCGCCGCCGCGCACGCGACCGCCACGAACACCTCGGCCGCCCGCGACCAGGATCCGAACGGCACCCCACCTTGGGCAAGCCCTCCGAAGTTTGCCGCCGATCCCGCCAACACCCCTGAGGGAAGTGCGACCAGGGCACCGAGGTTCCGCCCCTGGGCACCGGACGCCGCCGACCTCCACAGCGCCAAACCCCATCCGATCGCCAACAGCGTCCCCAGGACGACCGGGGCGACCATCAGCGAGGAGGCACCCCGGTCGTCGACCAGTTGCAGCAGTGGCATCAGCATGAACTCACTGGCGTTGGCGCACATGCCCACAAGGAGACCGAATGCCGCGGCTTCGACCACTCGGCCGTGTCGCAGCAGGTCGCCACGATCCAGGACCGCCCGACGTGCGGAGAACGACGGGTGGGCGGCGAGTCGACGCTGCCACCAGGAGCGGTGCGGGGCATCCGGTCGCTGCAACAAGGCCAGCAGAGGCTCCGACGACTCGCCCTCCACCGCGCGCAGATCGGCCTCGTGTTCACGCGAGCGCACGACGGCTGCCGACACCGCCAACGCGGCAGCGGACAGGAGCAGGGCGCTGACTCCGTATTCCAGCCAGTAGTAGTCCCCGACGAACATTCCCGGAACAGTAAGGTCCGGATCGGCCAGCGCCACGACGAACGCCAGCGGGATCGGGAGCAGCAGCATCGCTGGCAGGCCCCTGAGCACGGCGGAGGTCAGCCAAACGAGCCCGACATCACCGGCGACGACGTGCGCGCACTCGTGCCTCAACACCGCCCGCGCCTGGCCGGCGGGTAGGGCCTGAACGGCGGGCGGCAGGATGACCAGCAGCTTGCCGGCCGACCGGACGCTGAACGGTTCGTGGAGGGTGAACGGACCAAACCGCACCTCGGGCACAACGAGGCCACCCATGGACGCCACGGCATCCCGGGCCATCTCCTGCCACCGCGGACCCGCCAGCCGTGTCCGCCCGGCCCGCCGCACCAACCTCCGGGGCAGCACCCGGGCCAGCACCAGGCCGACGCCCAGCACCAGCCCGGCACCGGCGAACATCGCGCCGTCGTACCCCAGCCGCTCCAGGGTGATGCACTCCGTGAAAAGCTGGTACAGCGCCTCCTGTTCGGCAGTGAGTTCTGAGCCGCCTCTAGGCACCTCGAAGATGTACTGGTTGCATGTCGAGGGCCCCGAGTAGATCGAGGCGTACAAGACGAGGTAGACGCTGTAGCCGACGCCGGTACCGGCGACGAGCAACGTGAAGATCAGCAGAACGAAGCGCCCCCGCCCGGGGGACGGCAGTACGGCACGGCGGCCGGTCGCCGCCTCGGGCAGGGTGGCGGTCACGGGTTCTTCCCGCGCGCTAACAGCTCTGCGGTGACCCGCTCGGCGATCTCCCGCGCGACCTCGGCATCGACGCCGCTTCCCTCGAGCCGCACGACCACGACCGTCGTCGCGTCCTCCGCTGCCTGCGCCACCTCCTCCGACGTCGCCACACCCCCGCGGAGCCTGCGCCACACACGGACCAACCGGGCGCGGGCGGAATCCACCGCAGCCTCGGCGACCTTCTCCAGCACCACGCCTGCGACGGCCCCCGCG
This is a stretch of genomic DNA from Saccharothrix ecbatanensis. It encodes these proteins:
- a CDS encoding DUF4192 domain-containing protein, whose translation is MHTTGPADATTADQDVLASTPTCHAIADFYDEHDIHPRWVGSLQGHADPESLRTTTSGRTLLEATDPETFTAAVTDLFDVWADKDDGLRYPPSDGWPWPWQDLRHADWVYTFDGHRVWVVTDRATVGIITPTALVPDPKDVLTRRVELLDDLHRRTDPTAEDRPAAPERPSPRRSRFDLIHEHVLHAGDRTRPLTDHEVADLAFALTNPLVRDACLSFALGEHAAHAESLWTELSRTSPAPERAEPIALLAAYAYLRGDLDLAAAAIGLAERSSPGHRLGELLGTALRNDIDPAALRRMAQRSQELIAEL
- a CDS encoding helix-turn-helix domain-containing protein — its product is MSTNTNTSPTQQGVPNPTKPRTEAEEKLWQALLDNPGSTAATLSTAAGIGKSTAPKILTRWEKEGLVARIAGNTDGGSRPADRWSISTDNECSDKDRRADEGPTVDRTAHDQSFVDADVPVDSRPTATVEAQADTQSKGERLAPGALRGMVEDYLREHSGQDFSPNAVGKALNRSAGAVHNALEKLVVSGYAVRTSDKPKKYTLAPAAEDSTASG
- a CDS encoding restriction system modified-DNA reader domain-containing protein, with the protein product MTADTTPPTPPEATSDAAVAAPSGDTATTPGPMPVTTQDDEETTTLWRQGLPADAVVLAPSIAATPMRQPENTWAMLVLAADVMDDTDPDREGEVALFAGCWLPGQPQAAMCEEDLVLVLTAPDGESPPDDQVDVEMLLAHGSQWLRVGEWKGADPRWPWTVAVTAAAIMGRCVETTEAATLPPNVTVDRPLQGWGGKGGLVDLLAAGLLQAGEEFIWDRPARGTRHTAHIHPNGTLVLADGRAYHHPSGAIAALGGKNMSGWRSWKRTSDRRTLSDLRTELRAHRGQAIEPHRGQ
- a CDS encoding M48 family metalloprotease, whose protein sequence is MTATLPEAATGRRAVLPSPGRGRFVLLIFTLLVAGTGVGYSVYLVLYASIYSGPSTCNQYIFEVPRGGSELTAEQEALYQLFTECITLERLGYDGAMFAGAGLVLGVGLVLARVLPRRLVRRAGRTRLAGPRWQEMARDAVASMGGLVVPEVRFGPFTLHEPFSVRSAGKLLVILPPAVQALPAGQARAVLRHECAHVVAGDVGLVWLTSAVLRGLPAMLLLPIPLAFVVALADPDLTVPGMFVGDYYWLEYGVSALLLSAAALAVSAAVVRSREHEADLRAVEGESSEPLLALLQRPDAPHRSWWQRRLAAHPSFSARRAVLDRGDLLRHGRVVEAAAFGLLVGMCANASEFMLMPLLQLVDDRGASSLMVAPVVLGTLLAIGWGLALWRSAASGAQGRNLGALVALPSGVLAGSAANFGGLAQGGVPFGSWSRAAEVFVAVACAAALSLALATSWAGRVRSPRSVFLLNMTLWVPAMWLGLYGWDHLFGGAPLWMALNYVGNSYAVTAGTAVLGVLAWWWTPRRLVPAVAAVLSVGAALIVRVLTPVSIPSSIAPEDVALLDPVSALDSWTAVAAGLGCLIGFLVLRATGAAVATAITATALTGATVMLLGRFAELPGWIHYWQLNLMSVRIHVEWPVGSLASLLFPTASVLLLITGRRKPAPLPAWIQLTVPTVCTILSASIASAVYLTWV